One Trichosurus vulpecula isolate mTriVul1 chromosome 7, mTriVul1.pri, whole genome shotgun sequence genomic region harbors:
- the SGK1 gene encoding serine/threonine-protein kinase Sgk1 isoform X2 has protein sequence MGEMQGALTRARLESLLKPRHKKRAEAQKRSESFLLTGLAFMKQRRMGLNDFIQKIASNSYACKHPEVQSILKISQPQEPELMNANPSPPPSPSQQINLGPSSNPHAKPSDFHFLKVIGKGSFGKVLLARHKAEEQFYAVKVLQKKAILKKKEEKHIMSERNVLLKNVKHPFLVGLHFSFQTADKLYFVLDYINGGELFYHLQRERCFLEPRARFYAAEIASALGYLHSLNIVYRDLKPENILLDSQGHIVLTDFGLCKENIEHNGTTSTFCGTPEYLAPEVLHKQPYDRTVDWWCLGAVLYEMLYGLPPFYSRNTAEMYDNILNKPLQLKPNITNSARHLLEGLLQKDRTKRLGAKDDFMEIKNHVFFSLINWDDLINKKITPPFNPNVSGPSDLRHFDPEFTEEPVPNSIGKSPDSILITASVKEAAEAFLGFSYAPPMDSFL, from the exons ATGGGAGAGATGCAGGGGGCACTGACCAGGGCCCGGCTAGAGTCGTTGCTTAAGCCTCGCCACAAAAAGagagctgaggctcagaaaaggagCGAGTCCTTCCTGCTGACCGGACTTG CTTTCATGAAACAGAGGAGGATGGGACTGAATGATTTTATTCAGAAGATTGCCAGCAACTCATATGCCTGCAAACA CCCTGAAGTTCAATCTATTTTGAAAATTTCTCAACCTCAAGAGCCTGAGCTTATGAATGCCAATCCTTCTCCTCCG ccCAGTCCATCTCAGCAGATCAACCTTGGCCCATCCTCCAACCCCCATGCAAAGCCATCAGactttcatttcttgaaagtaATTGGAAAAGGCAGttttggaaag GTTCTTCTTGCAAGACACAAGGCAGAGGAACAATTCTATGCtgtcaaagttcttcagaaaaaaGCAATCCTGAAAAAGAAAGAG GAAAAACACATCATGTCAGAGCgtaatgtccttctgaagaaTGTCAAACATCCTTTCCTAGTGGGACTGCACTTCTCCTTCCAGACTGCAGACAAACTCTACTTTGTCCTAGACTACATCAATGGTGGAGAG TTGTTTTACCATCTCCAGAGAGAGCGATGCTTCCTGGAACCCCGAGCTCGGTTTTATGCTGCCGAAATTGCCAGTGCCCTGGGTTACCTGCATTCTCTCAATATTGTATATAG AGACTTAAAGCCAGAGAACATTTTGCTAGATTCGCAAGGGCACATTGTCCTGACAGACTTTGGACTCTGTAAAGAAAACATTGAACACAATGGCACAACATCCACCTTCTGCGGCACCCCTGAG TATCTTGCCCCTGAAGTTCTTCACAAGCAGCCTTATGACAGAACAGTAGACTGGTGGTGCCTCGGGGCTGTCTTATATGAAATGCTTTATGGTCTG CCTCCTTTTTACAGTCGAAACACAGCTGAGATGTATGACAACATTTTGAACAAGCCACTGCAGTTGAAGCCAAATATTACAAATTCTGCAAGACACCTTCTTGAGGGCCTACTGCAGAAAGATAGGACAAAGAGGCTGGGTGCCAAGGATGACTTT ATGGAGATTAAGAATCATGTCTTCTTCTCCCTTATTAACTGGGATGATCTCATTAATAAGAAGATTACTCCCCCTTTTAACCCAAATGTG AGTGGACCCAGCGATCTTCGGCATTTCGATCCTGAGTTTACAGAAGAACCTGTTCCAAACTCCATTGGCAAATCCCCAGATAGCATCCTGATCACTGCCAGTGTCAAGGAAGCAGCGGAAGCTTTCCTAGGTTTCTCCTATGCACCTCCTATGGATTCTTTCCTCTGA
- the SGK1 gene encoding serine/threonine-protein kinase Sgk1 isoform X3 — MTVKTEASGATLTYSKMRGMVAILIAFMKQRRMGLNDFIQKIASNSYACKHPEVQSILKISQPQEPELMNANPSPPPSPSQQINLGPSSNPHAKPSDFHFLKVIGKGSFGKVLLARHKAEEQFYAVKVLQKKAILKKKEEKHIMSERNVLLKNVKHPFLVGLHFSFQTADKLYFVLDYINGGELFYHLQRERCFLEPRARFYAAEIASALGYLHSLNIVYRDLKPENILLDSQGHIVLTDFGLCKENIEHNGTTSTFCGTPEYLAPEVLHKQPYDRTVDWWCLGAVLYEMLYGLPPFYSRNTAEMYDNILNKPLQLKPNITNSARHLLEGLLQKDRTKRLGAKDDFMEIKNHVFFSLINWDDLINKKITPPFNPNVSGPSDLRHFDPEFTEEPVPNSIGKSPDSILITASVKEAAEAFLGFSYAPPMDSFL; from the exons ATGACGGTGAAAACCGAGGCTTCAGGAGCTACGCTCACTTACTCAAAGATGAGGGGCATGGTAGCAATCCTTATTG CTTTCATGAAACAGAGGAGGATGGGACTGAATGATTTTATTCAGAAGATTGCCAGCAACTCATATGCCTGCAAACA CCCTGAAGTTCAATCTATTTTGAAAATTTCTCAACCTCAAGAGCCTGAGCTTATGAATGCCAATCCTTCTCCTCCG ccCAGTCCATCTCAGCAGATCAACCTTGGCCCATCCTCCAACCCCCATGCAAAGCCATCAGactttcatttcttgaaagtaATTGGAAAAGGCAGttttggaaag GTTCTTCTTGCAAGACACAAGGCAGAGGAACAATTCTATGCtgtcaaagttcttcagaaaaaaGCAATCCTGAAAAAGAAAGAG GAAAAACACATCATGTCAGAGCgtaatgtccttctgaagaaTGTCAAACATCCTTTCCTAGTGGGACTGCACTTCTCCTTCCAGACTGCAGACAAACTCTACTTTGTCCTAGACTACATCAATGGTGGAGAG TTGTTTTACCATCTCCAGAGAGAGCGATGCTTCCTGGAACCCCGAGCTCGGTTTTATGCTGCCGAAATTGCCAGTGCCCTGGGTTACCTGCATTCTCTCAATATTGTATATAG AGACTTAAAGCCAGAGAACATTTTGCTAGATTCGCAAGGGCACATTGTCCTGACAGACTTTGGACTCTGTAAAGAAAACATTGAACACAATGGCACAACATCCACCTTCTGCGGCACCCCTGAG TATCTTGCCCCTGAAGTTCTTCACAAGCAGCCTTATGACAGAACAGTAGACTGGTGGTGCCTCGGGGCTGTCTTATATGAAATGCTTTATGGTCTG CCTCCTTTTTACAGTCGAAACACAGCTGAGATGTATGACAACATTTTGAACAAGCCACTGCAGTTGAAGCCAAATATTACAAATTCTGCAAGACACCTTCTTGAGGGCCTACTGCAGAAAGATAGGACAAAGAGGCTGGGTGCCAAGGATGACTTT ATGGAGATTAAGAATCATGTCTTCTTCTCCCTTATTAACTGGGATGATCTCATTAATAAGAAGATTACTCCCCCTTTTAACCCAAATGTG AGTGGACCCAGCGATCTTCGGCATTTCGATCCTGAGTTTACAGAAGAACCTGTTCCAAACTCCATTGGCAAATCCCCAGATAGCATCCTGATCACTGCCAGTGTCAAGGAAGCAGCGGAAGCTTTCCTAGGTTTCTCCTATGCACCTCCTATGGATTCTTTCCTCTGA